The following coding sequences lie in one Fusarium poae strain DAOMC 252244 chromosome 1, whole genome shotgun sequence genomic window:
- a CDS encoding hypothetical protein (BUSCO:26010at5125~CAZy:GT62) has translation MLSSNGGISWKAAKAHMPQSRALRSTLTRSRLLLILGLTGIVMLLYRSLRATPPGPQNVRCWGPNKSPMEMTPNEHALWNAHMQTPVLFNHHKPLKVDSPSIQHIDLNPITSTPKAVVRNERILILTPLKDAAPFLKNYFKLIAELTYPHRLIDLAFLVSDSRDDTLAVLASELDHLQKRKDEVPFNSITIIEKNFHFHLSQNAEQRHGFEVQAPRRKAMAKARNYLLATALKPEHSWVYWRDVDIEEAPRRILEDFIAHDRDILVPNIWFHRFEKGVDIEGRFDYNSWIESDKGRKLANSLPKDTIIVEGYKEFDTGREYMCRMGDWRENKDVELQLDGIGGVNILVKADVHRSGINFPPYAFENQAETEGFAKMAKRAGYQVIGLPNYIVWHYDTQEKGGNL, from the exons TTTAACTGGCATTGTGATGCTATTATACCGTAGTCTTCGAGCAACGCCTCCTGGGCCACAGAA CGTTCGATGCTGGGGCCCGAATAAGTCACCCATGGAAATGACACCGAACGAACATGCTCTATGGAATGCGCACATGCAAACGCCCGTCCTCTTCAACCACCACAAGCCTCTTAAAGTCGACTCCCCCTCGATTCAGCATATCGATCTGAACCCGATTACCTCTACCCCCAAGGCTGTTGTTAGAAACGAACGGATACTGATCCTTACGCCTCTGAAGGACGCTGCTCCCTTTCTGAAGAACTACTTTAAGCTCATCGCCGAGCTCACATACCCGCACCGCCTGATTGATCTTGCCTTCTTGGTATCTGATTCGAGAGATGATACACTTGCCGTACTTGCTTCCGAGTTGGATCATCTGCAAAAACGAAAGGATGAGGTTCCATTCAACAGCATCACTATTATTGAAAAGAACTTTCATTTCCACCTTAGCCAAAACGCGGAACAGAGACATGGGTTCGAGGTGCAAGCGCCGCGTCGCAAAGCTATGGCTAAAGCGAGAAACTACTTGTTGGCCACAGCCTTGAAGCCGGAGCATTCGTGGGTGTACTGGCGTGATGTTGATATCGAAGAGGCGCCCAGACGTATCTTGGAAGACTTCATTGCTCATGACCGAGACATTCTTGTACCCA ACATTTGGTTTCATAGATTCGAGAAGGGCGTTGACATTGAGGGTCGAT TTGACTACAACTCGTGGATCGAGTCAGACAAGGGACGAAAACTCGCCAACAGCCTGCCGAAAGACACAATCATTGTGGAGGGCTACAAGGAGTTTGATACAGGACGTGAATATATGTGCAGAATGGGCGACTGGCGTGAAAACAAGGATGTTGAGCTTCAGCTTGATGGTATTGGCGGCGTCAACATCCTCGTCAAGGCAGACGTGCATCGATCAG GCATCAACTTTCCACCTTACGCTTTTGAGAACCAGGCGGAGACCGAAGGCTTTGCCAAAATGGCCAAACGAGCCGGCTACCAAGTCATTGGTCTTCCCAACTACATCGTTTGGCACTACGATACACAAGAAAAGGGCGGAAACCTATGA